The segment ACGTAAGGGTTGGCTCCGACGGCCTCGACACGCCGGGGCTCGCCGCCGCCGTATACGAAGAACTCCGCATCATCGAATCTCGCATTGAACGGCATCGGAATCTCGATCCGCCCCTGCGTACCGAGCACCTCCAGGAGCTGGCGGTTGTACGCCCACATCCCGCAATCGAAGATCAGGCTCTTCCCGCCGGGGAACTCCACTAGCCCGGAAGCTACCATATCTACATTGTCATGCTCCGGCGAGAACAGCGCGTGCACCGTTACCGCCTCCGGCTCTGTGCCGAACAGCAGCCGCGCCGCGGTGAGCGGATAGCAGCCGACATCATAGAGCGATCCGCCTCCCCAGGCAGCATTGAAGCGGATGTTGGAGGTATCCGTAGCATCGTTGTAGGTGAACGTGCCGCGGATGGTACGCACCGCGCCGATCTCGCCGCTGGCGATAATCACCTGCAGCTCATTGATGCGCGGATGATGCCGGTACATGTAAGCCTCCGCCAGGTGAACGCCCGCCTTCCGGCAAGCCTCTACCATCTCGGCCGCTTCACGGCTGTTCAGCGCAATCGGCTTCTCGCATAGGATATGCTTACCCGCTTCCGCCGCGCGGATCACCCATTCACAGTGGAGATGATTGGGAAGCGGAATATAGACGGCATCCACCTCCGGGTCAGCAAGCAGCTCCTCATAGCTGCCGTAAGCCTGCTCAATGCCGAATTCGGCGGCTACGCTGCTGCTCTTCGTGAGCCCGCGGCTGGCCACCGCCCGGATCACTCCGGTCTCTGATTCCTGGATAGCCGGCATGACCGAGCCTGTAGCGATCTGCGCGCAGCCCATAATTCCCCAGCGAAGCTTCTCTGCCATCGTTATCACCTTCCTTATCTTAGTGTAACCCATATAACAGCTATACCCAGCACAAGGATTCTTGCCGCACTCATAAGCACGAAATTCTTCACCGCCAGGATGAAGGTCGTGCCTTTATGCTGCTCCTGATAGAAGCGTGCAATATTACGGCGCAGCGGAATCAGGGTCAGCAGGAGCAGCAGGACCAGGACCGGATGGACCCCGAGCAGCACCAGCACAATCAGATCGGCAAAAGACACATAATAGAGCAGCCTCCACAGCAGCAGCGCATTCTCCCGTCCGATATACACCGGCAGTGTGTATCTGCGGTTCTCGATATCATCCTCGATATCGCAGATATTGTTCGCCAGCATAATTCCGGCAATGCCCAGAATCGCCGGGACGGAGAACCAGAACAGATACAGCACCTCAAGGAAATTGATATGCAGGCTGATCCATTCCCCCTTCAGCAGGAGAGTGACCACCGCCTGATCCGAATGGATATAGGCCGAGATGAAAATAATGACGAACCCCATGAACAGCCCGGAGAACAGCTCGCCGAGCGGCATCCGCGAGATGGGGATCGGTCCGAAGGAGTACAGGATGCCGATCAGGAAGGAGAGTCCCCCGAGCAGGAATACCAGCAGTCCGGTCTGGAACACCAGGGCAATGCCCCCGCCTGCCGCCAGCACAAGGAGAATGACGATCAGCGCCACCACCGTAGACTCCTTCAGCTTGAAGCGGACAATCGGATTATGGGTCTCATACCCGTAGCCATGGGTTTTGGCGGCCTTTTTGAAATCATAATAGTTGTTGATCGCTGTTGTCGCCATATCAAAGCTTAAGAGGGACACCAGCATCAGCACGAAGCGCAGGATATAGAAATCCTCGAACCGGTACAGAGCATACAGCGTCCCCAGCAGCAGCGGGAGCATACTGGCCACCTTCGTCGGCAGCTCGACAAACTTGAAGAAAGTTCTTATATTCACAGCCATTCATCCTTATCAGTCATATGAGCACGTTACTGTGCGGTGGTTGTAATGGTAACCGGCGACCACTCAGCGATAACCGTCTGTCCGTGCGCCGACACGCTGCCTTCCGGGGTCAGGTCCTTCTCCGTCATAATGCCCAGAGCGATGGTGAAGCTGTTGAATTTCACGGGCACATTCCGCTCGCGCCGCACCTCATTCCCATTCACATAGAAGACAGCCTCATTGTTGCCCCGGTGGTAGGTGATGGTGTACGTGTTGAATTCGCGCGGCTTGAAGTCCGTATCCTCCTTGAAAATACAGAAGTATTTGGTCCCTCCCGTCTCGGGTACAGTTACCCCGGGGAACGGAAGGATGCCGTACACACTGGCATATTTGTCGTTGCCGGCGAAGAAATCAAGCGCAGCGCCTGTGGTGAAGTCCAGCAGATTCAGCGACACATAGCCGTCATACAGATCCCCTGGTGCAGTGCCCTGTGTGCGGGCGCGGATCTGGAGCTCGAAGCGGATTTCGCCTTCCTCCGGAATCTCTACCGGCTGGGCCGAATAGTACATATGCTTGGCATTATCCAGAATCTGCACCTGATCATGACGGCGGCTCAGCTGAGCCCGCACGTACAGATACTCATTACGCACAATTACCACCGCCTCCGGCTCACGATACGCCCAGAACGAGCCGTCCGGCAGCTTAAAGCCGCCCGTCTGCCAGACCTTCCCTTCCTCCAGTATGTTATGGAAATCCCCGATCACCGTTTGCTTGCCCTGTGTTGCAGGCATACCTTCGTTCGCTGGCAGATGCTTGTCCATGAATTCTCCCGCTTTCTGTAGTGTAGTAGTCAATGATATATATTTTAAAATAGCCCCTGGATCAGCAGGGCTGCTGTCATGACCGCCCCGCAGCGTACCGAGGCGCGCTGTGAGGCACCCATAAGCGGCAGATAGGCTTCAGAGGGATTCTCCGGCTGGAGGCTGCGGTAGATCCGTATCGGGGCAATGGCTGTCAGCAGAGCGAGCAGCGCGTATACCGGCAAGATATGAAGCAGCACACATACAATCAGTGAAGCATAGGAGATGTAGAGCAGTACCTGCGAGAAGATCAGCGCCCTGCGTTCACCCCATACCACGACCAGTGTGCGTTTGCCGGCCTGCTGGTCGGCTCTCCAGTGCAGAAAGTGATGATTGAACAGCAGCAGGGTTGTGAGCAGGCCGCTCGGCAACGATAACAGCACCGGCTTCAGGCTGAACCCCCCGGTCTGAACGAAATAAGCGCCGAGAACCGGCATGAGTCCAAAGGCCAGGAAGATCGCAAGCTCACTGTAGCCCTTGCCCCGGTATCCGAACCGCAGCGGCGGAGCCACATAGAAATAAGCGATCAGTGCACCGCCGGCTACAAACCACAGAATCTCCCAGCCGCTGTACAGGCTGAGCAGCAGGCCACACCCGGCCGCAACGGCCAGCAGCCCCCAGGTCAGCAGGGCAAACAGCGACTCGCGCATGACGCCCCCGGACAGCAGCCCGGAGTTCGTAGAGATGGCTCCAGGTGTATGCTGCGCCTCTGTATCCGTGCCGTTGCGGAAATCCCACAGGTCATTCACCATATTGGAGAATAAATGGGCCGCAGCCGCTCCGATGAACGTTATTACAAATAAAAACGGATGGAACACTCCCTGCCATACATAGGCCCCGGCTGTTCCCAGGACAACCGGTATGAGCATAACGGGGATCACTCCAAACCGTGAGGCTTTCTTAAAAAGGGTCCACTTCTCCATCATGCCAAGAAAAATCTCCTTTTATTATTATTTGATAATTATTATCATTAAATTATTATACATCAAAATTCGACACTTCGGGCAGATTTACGCTGCAAAATATTCCCTAATCGTGGTACACTATAATCGATGGTACTTATTTCCTATTAAATCTTAAATAATGAAGGGGATCAGATGAAACTCCG is part of the Paenibacillus sp. FSL M7-0420 genome and harbors:
- a CDS encoding 1,4-dihydroxy-2-naphthoate polyprenyltransferase, encoding MNIRTFFKFVELPTKVASMLPLLLGTLYALYRFEDFYILRFVLMLVSLLSFDMATTAINNYYDFKKAAKTHGYGYETHNPIVRFKLKESTVVALIVILLVLAAGGGIALVFQTGLLVFLLGGLSFLIGILYSFGPIPISRMPLGELFSGLFMGFVIIFISAYIHSDQAVVTLLLKGEWISLHINFLEVLYLFWFSVPAILGIAGIMLANNICDIEDDIENRRYTLPVYIGRENALLLWRLLYYVSFADLIVLVLLGVHPVLVLLLLLTLIPLRRNIARFYQEQHKGTTFILAVKNFVLMSAARILVLGIAVIWVTLR
- a CDS encoding prenyltransferase is translated as MMEKWTLFKKASRFGVIPVMLIPVVLGTAGAYVWQGVFHPFLFVITFIGAAAAHLFSNMVNDLWDFRNGTDTEAQHTPGAISTNSGLLSGGVMRESLFALLTWGLLAVAAGCGLLLSLYSGWEILWFVAGGALIAYFYVAPPLRFGYRGKGYSELAIFLAFGLMPVLGAYFVQTGGFSLKPVLLSLPSGLLTTLLLFNHHFLHWRADQQAGKRTLVVVWGERRALIFSQVLLYISYASLIVCVLLHILPVYALLALLTAIAPIRIYRSLQPENPSEAYLPLMGASQRASVRCGAVMTAALLIQGLF
- a CDS encoding Gfo/Idh/MocA family protein, which gives rise to MAEKLRWGIMGCAQIATGSVMPAIQESETGVIRAVASRGLTKSSSVAAEFGIEQAYGSYEELLADPEVDAVYIPLPNHLHCEWVIRAAEAGKHILCEKPIALNSREAAEMVEACRKAGVHLAEAYMYRHHPRINELQVIIASGEIGAVRTIRGTFTYNDATDTSNIRFNAAWGGGSLYDVGCYPLTAARLLFGTEPEAVTVHALFSPEHDNVDMVASGLVEFPGGKSLIFDCGMWAYNRQLLEVLGTQGRIEIPMPFNARFDDAEFFVYGGGEPRRVEAVGANPYVQQADHFATAVFSGKPWISSEDPVLNMRLIESCLESARRRERICLG
- a CDS encoding DUF6081 family protein codes for the protein MDKHLPANEGMPATQGKQTVIGDFHNILEEGKVWQTGGFKLPDGSFWAYREPEAVVIVRNEYLYVRAQLSRRHDQVQILDNAKHMYYSAQPVEIPEEGEIRFELQIRARTQGTAPGDLYDGYVSLNLLDFTTGAALDFFAGNDKYASVYGILPFPGVTVPETGGTKYFCIFKEDTDFKPREFNTYTITYHRGNNEAVFYVNGNEVRRERNVPVKFNSFTIALGIMTEKDLTPEGSVSAHGQTVIAEWSPVTITTTAQ